From Anopheles funestus chromosome 3RL, idAnoFuneDA-416_04, whole genome shotgun sequence, a single genomic window includes:
- the LOC125770600 gene encoding phospholipid-transporting ATPase IB isoform X8, translated as MQQVGRVVDGFFIRVRSSSFTYFPCLRKPPARHDDDATTSGITLDDSDKRVIRLNEPQFQKYCNNHISTAKYSVLSFLPSFLFEQFRRYSNCFFLLIALLQQIPDVSPTGRYTTLVPLMFILAVSAIKEIVEDIKRHRADDEINHRLIEVLQNGQWHTIKWQELSVGDIVKVLNNTFFPADLVLLSSSEPQGMSFIETSNLDGETNLKIRQGVPTTSKILETKDFNQFRGTLESEPPNRHLYEFNGVLKEHEKQAVALGPDQLLLRGAMLRNTAWIFGIVIYTGHDTKLMRNSTSAPLKRSTVDRLTNTQILMLFFILIILCIVSCIFNQIWTNDHFKKDWYLGIGNLLNKNFAYNLLTFIILYNNLIPISLQVTLELVRFLQAIFINMDIDMYHEESDTPAMARTSNLNEELGMVKYVFSDKTGTLTRNVMEFKKCSVAGAMYMVEETPAQSRLVQNILNNHRTAPTLREFLTLMAICHTVIPEKQPGDSMNDIQYHAASPDERALVYGAKKFGYVFYTRTPTYVEIEALGVQERFEILNVLEFTSTRKRMSVIARNSKSEIKLYCKGADTVIYERLAPDGVAYRESTLSHLEEFATEGLRTLCCAVSDIPDDVYEDWKHTYHKASTSLQYREQKVEDAANLIETNLRLLGATAIEDKLQDGVPETIASLLEAKINVWVLTGDKQETAINIGYSCQLLSHSMDLILLNQDCLDNTRSCILEHTSNGRFDNMGRKDAALIVDGKTLKYALSCDLRRDFLDLCITCKVVICCRVSPIQKAEVVELVTTNTKSVTLAIGDGANDVAMIQKANVGVGISGVEGLQAACASDYSIAQFSYLRKLLLVHGAWNYSRMCKLILYSFYKNICLYVIELWFAMYSGWSGQILFERWTIGLYNVFFTALPPFAMGLFDKVTSAEQMLKEPRLYAPSQNAKLFNVKVFWRCIVNALCHSMILFWLSYKIYEKDVIWKNGRDGGYLVLGNIVYTYVVVTVCLKAGLLTNSWTWLTHCSIWGSILLWFIFIFIYSNIWPALPVGAVFTGMDDMVFTTPVFWGGLLLIPISALLFDIAWKAFRNSRKDNILTPPMKESRSSRICLLAGRGWFGDANGRHPSVRHEPAKAGRKLSVSRVRILLRQLLYRLLRKRFFRSLPQPYHRFRCRRPENRSVASTFAVSV; from the exons ATGCAACAGGTTGGCCGGGTTGTCGATGGCTTCTTCATAAGAGTACGAAGCAGTAGCTTTACGTACTTTCCCTGCCTGCGAAAGCCACCTGCAAGAC ATGATGACGATGCTACCACATCAGGTATAACGCTGGATGACTCCGATAAACGCGTGATACGGCTGAATGAACCACAATTTCAAAAGTACTGTAACAATCATATCTCAACCGCTAAATATAG TGTTCTTAGTTTTCTGCCTTCGTTCCTGTTCGAGCAGTTCCGGCGTTACTCGAATTGCTTTTTTCTGTTAATTGCACTGTTGCAACAGATACCGGACGTTTCGCCGACCGGTCGCTACACAACGCTTGTGCCACTTATGTTCATCCTCGCAGTGAGCGCAATCAAGGAAATCGTCGAAGACATCAAGCGACATCGAGCAGACGATGAGATAAACCACCGCTTGATCGAGGTACTGCAAAATGGCCAGTGGCATACGATCAAGTGGCAGGAGCTGTCGGTCGGGGATATCGTTAAGGTGCTTAACAACACCTTCTTCCCTGCCGACCTGGTGCTCCTGTCGTCCAGCGAACCGCAGGGCATGTCCTTCATCGAGACATCCAACCTAGACGGTGAAACGAACCTGAAGATTCGGCAGGGCGTTCCGACGACGAGCAAGATACTGGAGACGAAGGACTTCAACCAGTTTCGCGGTACGCTCGAAAGTGAACCACCGAATCGGCATCTGTACGAGTTCAATGGCGTGCTGAAGGAACACGAAAAACA AGCGGTAGCACTTGGGCCGGATCAGCTGTTACTGCGAGGTGCCATGCTACGTAATACCGCCTGGATATTCGGAATCGTTATCTACACCGGTCACGATACGAAACTTATGCGAAACTCTACCTCAGCGCCTTTGAAG CGCTCAACCGTTGACAGACTGACAAACACGCAAATTCtaatgttatttttcattctgatCATTCTGTGTATCGTGAGTTGcattttcaaccaaatttGGACGAACGATCATTTTAAAAAGGACTGGTACTTAGGCATCGGCA ATCTTTTGAACAAAAACTTCGCCTACAATCTGCTTacgtttattattttgtacaaCAATTTAATTCCAATATCGCTACAAGTTACGTTAGAGCTGGTTCGATTTCTACAG GCAATCTTCATCAACATGGACATCGATATGTACCACGAAGAATCGGACACGCCGGCAATGGCGCGTACTTCAAACCTTAACGAGGAGCTTGGAATGGTGAAATACGTGTTCTCCGATAAAACCGGCACACTGACACGGAACGTGATGGAGTTCAAAAAGTGCAGTGTGGCAGGCGCGATGTACATGGTCGAGGAAACGCCGGCCCAGTCCCGTTTAGTACAG AATATCCTCAATAACCATCGAACGGCACCTACTTTACGCGAATTCCTAACACTGATGGCAATTTGTCACACAGTAATACCGGAAAAACAGCCTGGTGACAGTATGAATGATATTCAGTATCACGCTGCAAGCCCGGACGAACGGGCCCTGGTTTATGGTGCTAAAAAGTTCGGTTACGTGTTTTACACCCGCACGCCAACGTACGTCGAGATCGAAGCTCTGGGTGTGCAGGAACGGTTCGAGATACTTAATGTGCTGGAATTCACATCCACCCGTAAACGGATGTCGGTAATTGCCCGCAACTCCAAAAGCGAAATCAAACTGTATTGCAAAGGTGCAGATACTGTGATTTACGAGCGATTAGCACCGGACGGTGTAGCATATCGTGAGTCAACTTTGAGCCACCTGGAGGAGTTTGCCACCGAGGGTCTGCGAACGCTATGTTGTGCGGTATCCGACATTCCGGACGATGTGTATGAAGACTGGAAGCACACCTATCATAAAGCGTCGACATCTTTACAGTATCGGGAGCAAAAAGTAGAAGATGCAGCTAATCTGATTGAAACGAATCTACGACTCTTGGGGGCTACAGCGATCGAGGATAAGCTACAGGATGGTGTGCCAGAAACGATCGCTTCGTTGCTCGAGGCAAAAATCAATGTGTGGGTGTTAACCGGAGACAAGCAAGAAACGGCCATCAACATCGGTTACTCCTGTCAGCTGCTGTCCCATTCGAtggatttgattttgttaaatCAGGATTGTTTGGAT AACACGCGTAGCTGCATACTGGAGCACACTAGCAATGGTCGATTTGATAATATGGGCCGTAAAGATGCCGCACTGATAGTGGATGGCAAGACGCTTAAGTACGCACTGAGCTGTGATTTACGGCGCGACTTTCTGGATCTATGCATCACGTGTAAGGTCGTGATTTGTTGTCGTGTGTCACCAATTCAGAAAGCAGAAGTAGTGGAGCTTGTGACGACCAACACAAAATCGGTAACATTGGCTATCGGTGACGGTGCTAACGATGTGGCAATGATACAGAAAGCAAACGTCGGTGTCGGTATTTCGGGTGTGGAAGGTTTGCAAGCGGCCTGTGCGTCCGATTATTCGATTGCGCAG TTCAGTTATCTTCGTAAGTTATTATTGGTGCATGGAGCCTGGAATTACAGTCGGATGTGCAAACTAATTCTGTACAGCTTTTACAAAAACATCTGCCTATACGTGATAGAGCTGTGGTTTGCTATGTACTCCGGATG GTCCGGTCAAATATTGTTCGAACGATGGACAATCGGCTTATACAACGTGTTTTTTACTGCGCTACCACCTTTTGCTATGGGGCTGTTCGATAAAGTAACATCGGCGGAACAGATGTTAAA AGAACCAAGACTTTATGCACCGTCGCAAAATGCCAAACTATTTAATGTAAAAGTATTTTGGCGCTGTATTGTTAATGCATTGTGTCATTCAATGATACTGTTTTGGTTGTCGTACAAGATCTACGAGAAGGATGTGATTTGGAAAAACGGCCGAGACGGTGGCTATTTAGTGTTAGGCAACATAGTTTACACG TACGTAGTCGTGACGGTGTGTTTGAAGGCCGGTCTTTTAACTAACTCTTGGACCTGGCTGACACATTGTTCCATCTGGGGTTCGATACTGCTTtggtttatatttatattcatttaCAG CAACATCTGGCCAGCATTACCAGTAGGCGCGGTGTTCACAGGCATGGACGACATGGTCTTCACGACGCCAGTGTTTTGGGGTGGTCTGTTACTTATACCAATTTCCGCGCTACTCTTTGATATTGCTTGGAAAGC GTTTAGAAACTCTCGAAAGGATAACATTCTAACACCACCAATGAAGGAATCCAGATCTTC ACGGATATGCCTTCTCGCAGGAAGAGGGTGGTTCGGTGACGCAAACGGACGTCATCCGAGCGTACGACACGAACCTGCCAAAGCCGGACGGAAATTGAGTGTGTCGCGGGTGCGCATACTGCTACGACAGCTACTATACCGTTTACTAAGGAAGCGCTTCTTCCGGTCACTTCCGCAACCGTACCATCGGTTCCGCTGCCGACGACCGGAAAACCGGTCAGTTGCGTCCACGTTCGCTGTATCGGTGTAA
- the LOC125770600 gene encoding phospholipid-transporting ATPase IB isoform X7 yields MDTVAKVSQWVAIVKALVTRVLRRVRRRINRRNYYRISPLDDGNIWNDDDATTSGITLDDSDKRVIRLNEPQFQKYCNNHISTAKYSVLSFLPSFLFEQFRRYSNCFFLLIALLQQIPDVSPTGRYTTLVPLMFILAVSAIKEIVEDIKRHRADDEINHRLIEVLQNGQWHTIKWQELSVGDIVKVLNNTFFPADLVLLSSSEPQGMSFIETSNLDGETNLKIRQGVPTTSKILETKDFNQFRGTLESEPPNRHLYEFNGVLKEHEKQAVALGPDQLLLRGAMLRNTAWIFGIVIYTGHDTKLMRNSTSAPLKRSTVDRLTNTQILMLFFILIILCIVSCIFNQIWTNDHFKKDWYLGIGNLLNKNFAYNLLTFIILYNNLIPISLQVTLELVRFLQAIFINMDIDMYHEESDTPAMARTSNLNEELGMVKYVFSDKTGTLTRNVMEFKKCSVAGAMYMVEETPAQSRLVQNILNNHRTAPTLREFLTLMAICHTVIPEKQPGDSMNDIQYHAASPDERALVYGAKKFGYVFYTRTPTYVEIEALGVQERFEILNVLEFTSTRKRMSVIARNSKSEIKLYCKGADTVIYERLAPDGVAYRESTLSHLEEFATEGLRTLCCAVSDIPDDVYEDWKHTYHKASTSLQYREQKVEDAANLIETNLRLLGATAIEDKLQDGVPETIASLLEAKINVWVLTGDKQETAINIGYSCQLLSHSMDLILLNQDCLDNTRSCILEHTSNGRFDNMGRKDAALIVDGKTLKYALSCDLRRDFLDLCITCKVVICCRVSPIQKAEVVELVTTNTKSVTLAIGDGANDVAMIQKANVGVGISGVEGLQAACASDYSIAQFSYLRKLLLVHGAWNYSRMCKLILYSFYKNICLYVIELWFAMYSGWSGQILFERWTIGLYNVFFTALPPFAMGLFDKVTSAEQMLKEPRLYAPSQNAKLFNVKVFWRCIVNALCHSMILFWLSYKIYEKDVIWKNGRDGGYLVLGNIVYTYVVVTVCLKAGLLTNSWTWLTHCSIWGSILLWFIFIFIYSNIWPALPVGAVFTGMDDMVFTTPVFWGGLLLIPISALLFDIAWKAFRNSRKDNILTPPMKESRSSRICLLAGRGWFGDANGRHPSVRHEPAKAGRKLSVSRVRILLRQLLYRLLRKRFFRSLPQPYHRFRCRRPENRSVASTFAVSV; encoded by the exons ATGATGACGATGCTACCACATCAGGTATAACGCTGGATGACTCCGATAAACGCGTGATACGGCTGAATGAACCACAATTTCAAAAGTACTGTAACAATCATATCTCAACCGCTAAATATAG TGTTCTTAGTTTTCTGCCTTCGTTCCTGTTCGAGCAGTTCCGGCGTTACTCGAATTGCTTTTTTCTGTTAATTGCACTGTTGCAACAGATACCGGACGTTTCGCCGACCGGTCGCTACACAACGCTTGTGCCACTTATGTTCATCCTCGCAGTGAGCGCAATCAAGGAAATCGTCGAAGACATCAAGCGACATCGAGCAGACGATGAGATAAACCACCGCTTGATCGAGGTACTGCAAAATGGCCAGTGGCATACGATCAAGTGGCAGGAGCTGTCGGTCGGGGATATCGTTAAGGTGCTTAACAACACCTTCTTCCCTGCCGACCTGGTGCTCCTGTCGTCCAGCGAACCGCAGGGCATGTCCTTCATCGAGACATCCAACCTAGACGGTGAAACGAACCTGAAGATTCGGCAGGGCGTTCCGACGACGAGCAAGATACTGGAGACGAAGGACTTCAACCAGTTTCGCGGTACGCTCGAAAGTGAACCACCGAATCGGCATCTGTACGAGTTCAATGGCGTGCTGAAGGAACACGAAAAACA AGCGGTAGCACTTGGGCCGGATCAGCTGTTACTGCGAGGTGCCATGCTACGTAATACCGCCTGGATATTCGGAATCGTTATCTACACCGGTCACGATACGAAACTTATGCGAAACTCTACCTCAGCGCCTTTGAAG CGCTCAACCGTTGACAGACTGACAAACACGCAAATTCtaatgttatttttcattctgatCATTCTGTGTATCGTGAGTTGcattttcaaccaaatttGGACGAACGATCATTTTAAAAAGGACTGGTACTTAGGCATCGGCA ATCTTTTGAACAAAAACTTCGCCTACAATCTGCTTacgtttattattttgtacaaCAATTTAATTCCAATATCGCTACAAGTTACGTTAGAGCTGGTTCGATTTCTACAG GCAATCTTCATCAACATGGACATCGATATGTACCACGAAGAATCGGACACGCCGGCAATGGCGCGTACTTCAAACCTTAACGAGGAGCTTGGAATGGTGAAATACGTGTTCTCCGATAAAACCGGCACACTGACACGGAACGTGATGGAGTTCAAAAAGTGCAGTGTGGCAGGCGCGATGTACATGGTCGAGGAAACGCCGGCCCAGTCCCGTTTAGTACAG AATATCCTCAATAACCATCGAACGGCACCTACTTTACGCGAATTCCTAACACTGATGGCAATTTGTCACACAGTAATACCGGAAAAACAGCCTGGTGACAGTATGAATGATATTCAGTATCACGCTGCAAGCCCGGACGAACGGGCCCTGGTTTATGGTGCTAAAAAGTTCGGTTACGTGTTTTACACCCGCACGCCAACGTACGTCGAGATCGAAGCTCTGGGTGTGCAGGAACGGTTCGAGATACTTAATGTGCTGGAATTCACATCCACCCGTAAACGGATGTCGGTAATTGCCCGCAACTCCAAAAGCGAAATCAAACTGTATTGCAAAGGTGCAGATACTGTGATTTACGAGCGATTAGCACCGGACGGTGTAGCATATCGTGAGTCAACTTTGAGCCACCTGGAGGAGTTTGCCACCGAGGGTCTGCGAACGCTATGTTGTGCGGTATCCGACATTCCGGACGATGTGTATGAAGACTGGAAGCACACCTATCATAAAGCGTCGACATCTTTACAGTATCGGGAGCAAAAAGTAGAAGATGCAGCTAATCTGATTGAAACGAATCTACGACTCTTGGGGGCTACAGCGATCGAGGATAAGCTACAGGATGGTGTGCCAGAAACGATCGCTTCGTTGCTCGAGGCAAAAATCAATGTGTGGGTGTTAACCGGAGACAAGCAAGAAACGGCCATCAACATCGGTTACTCCTGTCAGCTGCTGTCCCATTCGAtggatttgattttgttaaatCAGGATTGTTTGGAT AACACGCGTAGCTGCATACTGGAGCACACTAGCAATGGTCGATTTGATAATATGGGCCGTAAAGATGCCGCACTGATAGTGGATGGCAAGACGCTTAAGTACGCACTGAGCTGTGATTTACGGCGCGACTTTCTGGATCTATGCATCACGTGTAAGGTCGTGATTTGTTGTCGTGTGTCACCAATTCAGAAAGCAGAAGTAGTGGAGCTTGTGACGACCAACACAAAATCGGTAACATTGGCTATCGGTGACGGTGCTAACGATGTGGCAATGATACAGAAAGCAAACGTCGGTGTCGGTATTTCGGGTGTGGAAGGTTTGCAAGCGGCCTGTGCGTCCGATTATTCGATTGCGCAG TTCAGTTATCTTCGTAAGTTATTATTGGTGCATGGAGCCTGGAATTACAGTCGGATGTGCAAACTAATTCTGTACAGCTTTTACAAAAACATCTGCCTATACGTGATAGAGCTGTGGTTTGCTATGTACTCCGGATG GTCCGGTCAAATATTGTTCGAACGATGGACAATCGGCTTATACAACGTGTTTTTTACTGCGCTACCACCTTTTGCTATGGGGCTGTTCGATAAAGTAACATCGGCGGAACAGATGTTAAA AGAACCAAGACTTTATGCACCGTCGCAAAATGCCAAACTATTTAATGTAAAAGTATTTTGGCGCTGTATTGTTAATGCATTGTGTCATTCAATGATACTGTTTTGGTTGTCGTACAAGATCTACGAGAAGGATGTGATTTGGAAAAACGGCCGAGACGGTGGCTATTTAGTGTTAGGCAACATAGTTTACACG TACGTAGTCGTGACGGTGTGTTTGAAGGCCGGTCTTTTAACTAACTCTTGGACCTGGCTGACACATTGTTCCATCTGGGGTTCGATACTGCTTtggtttatatttatattcatttaCAG CAACATCTGGCCAGCATTACCAGTAGGCGCGGTGTTCACAGGCATGGACGACATGGTCTTCACGACGCCAGTGTTTTGGGGTGGTCTGTTACTTATACCAATTTCCGCGCTACTCTTTGATATTGCTTGGAAAGC GTTTAGAAACTCTCGAAAGGATAACATTCTAACACCACCAATGAAGGAATCCAGATCTTC ACGGATATGCCTTCTCGCAGGAAGAGGGTGGTTCGGTGACGCAAACGGACGTCATCCGAGCGTACGACACGAACCTGCCAAAGCCGGACGGAAATTGAGTGTGTCGCGGGTGCGCATACTGCTACGACAGCTACTATACCGTTTACTAAGGAAGCGCTTCTTCCGGTCACTTCCGCAACCGTACCATCGGTTCCGCTGCCGACGACCGGAAAACCGGTCAGTTGCGTCCACGTTCGCTGTATCGGTGTAA
- the LOC125770600 gene encoding phospholipid-transporting ATPase IB isoform X9: MAFNSMYRALRLRLVNHDDDATTSGITLDDSDKRVIRLNEPQFQKYCNNHISTAKYSVLSFLPSFLFEQFRRYSNCFFLLIALLQQIPDVSPTGRYTTLVPLMFILAVSAIKEIVEDIKRHRADDEINHRLIEVLQNGQWHTIKWQELSVGDIVKVLNNTFFPADLVLLSSSEPQGMSFIETSNLDGETNLKIRQGVPTTSKILETKDFNQFRGTLESEPPNRHLYEFNGVLKEHEKQAVALGPDQLLLRGAMLRNTAWIFGIVIYTGHDTKLMRNSTSAPLKRSTVDRLTNTQILMLFFILIILCIVSCIFNQIWTNDHFKKDWYLGIGNLLNKNFAYNLLTFIILYNNLIPISLQVTLELVRFLQAIFINMDIDMYHEESDTPAMARTSNLNEELGMVKYVFSDKTGTLTRNVMEFKKCSVAGAMYMVEETPAQSRLVQNILNNHRTAPTLREFLTLMAICHTVIPEKQPGDSMNDIQYHAASPDERALVYGAKKFGYVFYTRTPTYVEIEALGVQERFEILNVLEFTSTRKRMSVIARNSKSEIKLYCKGADTVIYERLAPDGVAYRESTLSHLEEFATEGLRTLCCAVSDIPDDVYEDWKHTYHKASTSLQYREQKVEDAANLIETNLRLLGATAIEDKLQDGVPETIASLLEAKINVWVLTGDKQETAINIGYSCQLLSHSMDLILLNQDCLDNTRSCILEHTSNGRFDNMGRKDAALIVDGKTLKYALSCDLRRDFLDLCITCKVVICCRVSPIQKAEVVELVTTNTKSVTLAIGDGANDVAMIQKANVGVGISGVEGLQAACASDYSIAQFSYLRKLLLVHGAWNYSRMCKLILYSFYKNICLYVIELWFAMYSGWSGQILFERWTIGLYNVFFTALPPFAMGLFDKVTSAEQMLKEPRLYAPSQNAKLFNVKVFWRCIVNALCHSMILFWLSYKIYEKDVIWKNGRDGGYLVLGNIVYTYVVVTVCLKAGLLTNSWTWLTHCSIWGSILLWFIFIFIYSNIWPALPVGAVFTGMDDMVFTTPVFWGGLLLIPISALLFDIAWKAFRNSRKDNILTPPMKESRSSRICLLAGRGWFGDANGRHPSVRHEPAKAGRKLSVSRVRILLRQLLYRLLRKRFFRSLPQPYHRFRCRRPENRSVASTFAVSV, translated from the exons ATGGCATTCAACTCCATGTACCGTGCGTTGAGGCTCCGTTTGGTTAATC ATGATGACGATGCTACCACATCAGGTATAACGCTGGATGACTCCGATAAACGCGTGATACGGCTGAATGAACCACAATTTCAAAAGTACTGTAACAATCATATCTCAACCGCTAAATATAG TGTTCTTAGTTTTCTGCCTTCGTTCCTGTTCGAGCAGTTCCGGCGTTACTCGAATTGCTTTTTTCTGTTAATTGCACTGTTGCAACAGATACCGGACGTTTCGCCGACCGGTCGCTACACAACGCTTGTGCCACTTATGTTCATCCTCGCAGTGAGCGCAATCAAGGAAATCGTCGAAGACATCAAGCGACATCGAGCAGACGATGAGATAAACCACCGCTTGATCGAGGTACTGCAAAATGGCCAGTGGCATACGATCAAGTGGCAGGAGCTGTCGGTCGGGGATATCGTTAAGGTGCTTAACAACACCTTCTTCCCTGCCGACCTGGTGCTCCTGTCGTCCAGCGAACCGCAGGGCATGTCCTTCATCGAGACATCCAACCTAGACGGTGAAACGAACCTGAAGATTCGGCAGGGCGTTCCGACGACGAGCAAGATACTGGAGACGAAGGACTTCAACCAGTTTCGCGGTACGCTCGAAAGTGAACCACCGAATCGGCATCTGTACGAGTTCAATGGCGTGCTGAAGGAACACGAAAAACA AGCGGTAGCACTTGGGCCGGATCAGCTGTTACTGCGAGGTGCCATGCTACGTAATACCGCCTGGATATTCGGAATCGTTATCTACACCGGTCACGATACGAAACTTATGCGAAACTCTACCTCAGCGCCTTTGAAG CGCTCAACCGTTGACAGACTGACAAACACGCAAATTCtaatgttatttttcattctgatCATTCTGTGTATCGTGAGTTGcattttcaaccaaatttGGACGAACGATCATTTTAAAAAGGACTGGTACTTAGGCATCGGCA ATCTTTTGAACAAAAACTTCGCCTACAATCTGCTTacgtttattattttgtacaaCAATTTAATTCCAATATCGCTACAAGTTACGTTAGAGCTGGTTCGATTTCTACAG GCAATCTTCATCAACATGGACATCGATATGTACCACGAAGAATCGGACACGCCGGCAATGGCGCGTACTTCAAACCTTAACGAGGAGCTTGGAATGGTGAAATACGTGTTCTCCGATAAAACCGGCACACTGACACGGAACGTGATGGAGTTCAAAAAGTGCAGTGTGGCAGGCGCGATGTACATGGTCGAGGAAACGCCGGCCCAGTCCCGTTTAGTACAG AATATCCTCAATAACCATCGAACGGCACCTACTTTACGCGAATTCCTAACACTGATGGCAATTTGTCACACAGTAATACCGGAAAAACAGCCTGGTGACAGTATGAATGATATTCAGTATCACGCTGCAAGCCCGGACGAACGGGCCCTGGTTTATGGTGCTAAAAAGTTCGGTTACGTGTTTTACACCCGCACGCCAACGTACGTCGAGATCGAAGCTCTGGGTGTGCAGGAACGGTTCGAGATACTTAATGTGCTGGAATTCACATCCACCCGTAAACGGATGTCGGTAATTGCCCGCAACTCCAAAAGCGAAATCAAACTGTATTGCAAAGGTGCAGATACTGTGATTTACGAGCGATTAGCACCGGACGGTGTAGCATATCGTGAGTCAACTTTGAGCCACCTGGAGGAGTTTGCCACCGAGGGTCTGCGAACGCTATGTTGTGCGGTATCCGACATTCCGGACGATGTGTATGAAGACTGGAAGCACACCTATCATAAAGCGTCGACATCTTTACAGTATCGGGAGCAAAAAGTAGAAGATGCAGCTAATCTGATTGAAACGAATCTACGACTCTTGGGGGCTACAGCGATCGAGGATAAGCTACAGGATGGTGTGCCAGAAACGATCGCTTCGTTGCTCGAGGCAAAAATCAATGTGTGGGTGTTAACCGGAGACAAGCAAGAAACGGCCATCAACATCGGTTACTCCTGTCAGCTGCTGTCCCATTCGAtggatttgattttgttaaatCAGGATTGTTTGGAT AACACGCGTAGCTGCATACTGGAGCACACTAGCAATGGTCGATTTGATAATATGGGCCGTAAAGATGCCGCACTGATAGTGGATGGCAAGACGCTTAAGTACGCACTGAGCTGTGATTTACGGCGCGACTTTCTGGATCTATGCATCACGTGTAAGGTCGTGATTTGTTGTCGTGTGTCACCAATTCAGAAAGCAGAAGTAGTGGAGCTTGTGACGACCAACACAAAATCGGTAACATTGGCTATCGGTGACGGTGCTAACGATGTGGCAATGATACAGAAAGCAAACGTCGGTGTCGGTATTTCGGGTGTGGAAGGTTTGCAAGCGGCCTGTGCGTCCGATTATTCGATTGCGCAG TTCAGTTATCTTCGTAAGTTATTATTGGTGCATGGAGCCTGGAATTACAGTCGGATGTGCAAACTAATTCTGTACAGCTTTTACAAAAACATCTGCCTATACGTGATAGAGCTGTGGTTTGCTATGTACTCCGGATG GTCCGGTCAAATATTGTTCGAACGATGGACAATCGGCTTATACAACGTGTTTTTTACTGCGCTACCACCTTTTGCTATGGGGCTGTTCGATAAAGTAACATCGGCGGAACAGATGTTAAA AGAACCAAGACTTTATGCACCGTCGCAAAATGCCAAACTATTTAATGTAAAAGTATTTTGGCGCTGTATTGTTAATGCATTGTGTCATTCAATGATACTGTTTTGGTTGTCGTACAAGATCTACGAGAAGGATGTGATTTGGAAAAACGGCCGAGACGGTGGCTATTTAGTGTTAGGCAACATAGTTTACACG TACGTAGTCGTGACGGTGTGTTTGAAGGCCGGTCTTTTAACTAACTCTTGGACCTGGCTGACACATTGTTCCATCTGGGGTTCGATACTGCTTtggtttatatttatattcatttaCAG CAACATCTGGCCAGCATTACCAGTAGGCGCGGTGTTCACAGGCATGGACGACATGGTCTTCACGACGCCAGTGTTTTGGGGTGGTCTGTTACTTATACCAATTTCCGCGCTACTCTTTGATATTGCTTGGAAAGC GTTTAGAAACTCTCGAAAGGATAACATTCTAACACCACCAATGAAGGAATCCAGATCTTC ACGGATATGCCTTCTCGCAGGAAGAGGGTGGTTCGGTGACGCAAACGGACGTCATCCGAGCGTACGACACGAACCTGCCAAAGCCGGACGGAAATTGAGTGTGTCGCGGGTGCGCATACTGCTACGACAGCTACTATACCGTTTACTAAGGAAGCGCTTCTTCCGGTCACTTCCGCAACCGTACCATCGGTTCCGCTGCCGACGACCGGAAAACCGGTCAGTTGCGTCCACGTTCGCTGTATCGGTGTAA